The DNA sequence CTAGAGCGAACGCAGGACTGAGACGACCTTGCCCATGATGGTGGCGTGGTCGCCCAGGATTGGTTCGTACTGCGTGTTCTGGGGGAGCAGCCAGGTGTGTCCGTCGCGCTGGCGGAACGTCTTCACGGTCGCCTCGTCGTCCAGCAGGGCAGCAACAATGTCCCCGTTGGCAGCGTCAGCCTGCCGCCGCACCACCACCCAGTCGCCGTCGCAAATGGCGGCGTCCACCATGGAGTCACCGGCCACCCTCAGCATGAAAAGTTCGCCCTGGCCCACCAGCTGGCGGGGCAGCGGCATGACGTCTTCCACGAGCTGTTCGGCGAGGATGGGGCCGCCGGCGGCAATCCGGCCCACCAGCGGAACCATGGCCGTATCCAGCGCGGTGGGCAGTTCGGTGACCGTGGCGCCGCCGCCCGCAGCCTGCGGCGCAGGAGACGCGCCGGCGCCTTTGCCCCCGCCGTCGAGCGTGAGCGGCATCAGCACTTCCATGGCGCGCGGCCGCTTGGGGTCGCGGCGCAGGTAACCCAGCTTCTCCAACTGTGAGAGCTGGTGGGTCACGCTGGACAGGCTCGCAAGGCCGACGGTATCGCCGATCTCGCGCATGGAGGGCGGATAACCGTTCTCGTTGACCGAGCGCTGGATGGTTTCGAGGATCTTTTTCTGCCGTGGGGTCAGGCCCTTGGCTGTCCTCTTGGATTGCGGGGCGGTCCTGCCCCCGGCGGCTGCTGCTGCCATATTCGCCAATGCCTTTCGCTTGCCGCCGGATCTTCCGTGTGCCGCTGTTGCACAGTGCCGCCGGAAGGACTCCCACTGTCATTGTCAGACCCTGCTGTTCAACTTCAGTGGTGGATGTTCTGTGGTTCCAAAACTAGGCCAGCCACATTGCTTTTTCAAACATTTGTTCTAGCGAGTCTCGACATTGTTCGTTGATAGGTGCTAAAACTTAACATGCAAAGTTCGAACATGTGTTCTAACCAGCAGATGCCCCATTCGAATACGCGGCCGGGAGAAGTCACGGCG is a window from the Arthrobacter sp. NicSoilC5 genome containing:
- the lexA gene encoding transcriptional repressor LexA; translated protein: MAAAAAGGRTAPQSKRTAKGLTPRQKKILETIQRSVNENGYPPSMREIGDTVGLASLSSVTHQLSQLEKLGYLRRDPKRPRAMEVLMPLTLDGGGKGAGASPAPQAAGGGATVTELPTALDTAMVPLVGRIAAGGPILAEQLVEDVMPLPRQLVGQGELFMLRVAGDSMVDAAICDGDWVVVRRQADAANGDIVAALLDDEATVKTFRQRDGHTWLLPQNTQYEPILGDHATIMGKVVSVLRSL